The Acetonema longum DSM 6540 DNA window AGATTCCAAAAGCCGTGAGGTTGTTTATGAAGGAGTACACCGCCCCGGGGAAACGATAGAAAAGCTGCTGGAAGTAGCAGGGCCGGTCAGACTGCAAGTATACATTAACGGCGTGCTAAGACAGGAAAAAACACTGTAGCAGGAGGCCTGTATGTGCTGCAAGGAGTGATAGTGAAAGCTTATAACAGTTACTACTATGTTCAGGACAATCATAAAACGATCATGTGCACTTTGCGGGGCAGATTCAAAAAAGAACGTTTTTCTTTATTGGTGGGCGACCGGGTTGGTTATGAGATTACCAATGAGGACAAGGGAGTCATTGAAGAAATTCTTCCCCGCCAAAGCATGCTCATCCGTCCTATGGTGGCTAATGTGGATCAGGTTGTTCTGGCATTTGCTGCAGCCAATCCTGATATTAATACCGTGTTAATCGACCGGTTTTTGGTTTTGGCGGAACTGTCCAATTTAGAGATTGTTCTCTGTATCAATAAAATGGATTATGCCGATAACCAGGAAGTGGATTCGATCATTGCTCTATATCGTAACATCGGTTATACGGTTTTGCCGCTGTCAGCCAAAACAGGCTGGGGACTGGACGCCCTGCGCGACCGTTTATATGATAAAATCACCGCTTTTGCCGGTCCCTCCGGTGTGGGGAAATCCACTCTGCTCAATGCATTGCAGCCGGGACTGGCGCTAGCTACCGGCTCTGTCAGTGAGAAAATCGGCCGGGGCAAGCATACGACGCGTTACGCCGAATTGTTGCCGTTTGCCAACAGCGGGTTTGTAGTGGACACTCCCGGCTTCAGCTTGGCCGAGTTTAATCATCTGGAGGAAAAGCATATTATGCATTGTTTTCGGGAGTTTCATCCCTTGATAGAAGCCTGCAAATTTTCCTCATGCATACATATCAGGGAACCGCAATGCGCCGTGAAACAGGCTGTGGCCGATGGGACCGTTTCACAGCAGCGCTATGACTCTTACCAGGAAATTGTTTTAGAAATCCAAGCCAATAAGAAAGGGCTATATTAATATGATTAAAATTGCTCCATCCATACTGTCAGCTGATTTCTCCAAACTGGGGGACGAAATCAAAAAGGTGGAACAAGCCGGTGCCGATCTCATTCATATTGATGTTATGGACGGACATTTTGTTCCTAATCTGACGATCGGTCCCAATGTGGTAGCGGCAGTGCGCAACGTGACCAAGCTGCCTTTTGACGTGCATCTGATGGTGAGTAACCCTCAGGATTTGGTCTTGCCGTTTATTGAGGCGGGAGCGGATATTCTCACTGTCCATGCGGAGGCTGCCTCCCATTTGCACCGCATCATTGAAACAATTAAAAAAGGCAATAAAGGTTCCTGTCAGGCCGGTGTATCCCTAAATCCGGCCACATCCATCGTTTGGATTGAGGATATTCTCCGGGAAGTAGATTTGATCTTATTAATGAGCGTAAATCCGGGATTTGGCGGGCAATCCTTTATTCCGCTGGTATTGGAGAAAATACGTCGCCTAAAGGCCCAGTTAAAGGCCTGCAACAGCAACGCCGTCATTGAAGTGGATGGCGGTATCAATGCAAATACCGCCGCATCAGTCATAGAGGCGGGAGCGGATATACTGGTGGCCGGTTCGGCAATTTACGGTGCTAAAAACTGCGCCGCCGCGATTCGTCAATTAAAAAATGCCGCTGCGTTGTAAGTGAGTTGCATTTCTGTTTCACTAGTGGTAAAATATCTGTAGAATTTAAATTGAATAGGAAATAGCCTTTGGGGCAAGGTGAAAAAGAGCAATCTTTTGATTCCTTACCGGCGGTATAGTCCGCGAGCCGTATGGTTGATCCGGTGCAACTCCGGAACCGACAGTATAGTCTGGATGGGAAAAGGCTGAATAGATTCATACACGGTGTGAATCGTTTCGTTCGCTTCAATGGGCTGTTGGTAAGTTATGCTTGCTTTTAACAGTCCTATTTTATTTGAGATAAGAGGGGCAAAGGCAAGATGATACATCAGCAATTATTGGATCA harbors:
- the rpe gene encoding ribulose-phosphate 3-epimerase, with the protein product MIKIAPSILSADFSKLGDEIKKVEQAGADLIHIDVMDGHFVPNLTIGPNVVAAVRNVTKLPFDVHLMVSNPQDLVLPFIEAGADILTVHAEAASHLHRIIETIKKGNKGSCQAGVSLNPATSIVWIEDILREVDLILLMSVNPGFGGQSFIPLVLEKIRRLKAQLKACNSNAVIEVDGGINANTAASVIEAGADILVAGSAIYGAKNCAAAIRQLKNAAAL
- the rsgA gene encoding ribosome small subunit-dependent GTPase A; the encoded protein is MLQGVIVKAYNSYYYVQDNHKTIMCTLRGRFKKERFSLLVGDRVGYEITNEDKGVIEEILPRQSMLIRPMVANVDQVVLAFAAANPDINTVLIDRFLVLAELSNLEIVLCINKMDYADNQEVDSIIALYRNIGYTVLPLSAKTGWGLDALRDRLYDKITAFAGPSGVGKSTLLNALQPGLALATGSVSEKIGRGKHTTRYAELLPFANSGFVVDTPGFSLAEFNHLEEKHIMHCFREFHPLIEACKFSSCIHIREPQCAVKQAVADGTVSQQRYDSYQEIVLEIQANKKGLY